The genomic stretch TCTATTGACGACTTCTCGATCAACGAATACGGCGATCCGAAAGACGACAAACTAATGAAAGAACTTGACGATCTTTCTCCATTAAACAACGTAGATCGTTGGAGCAGTGCTCCGTTATTTATGACTAGGGGAAAGCTGGATTCAAGAAATCCCGAGAAAAACGTTCTCGACCTCAAGTCCCAACTACAGAAAAAGGGGAACGAAGTTTGGTTCATATATGCAAAAGAAGCAGGACACGGCGTGGCCGGTCGTTATGTAACTACAGCGATGTATGAGTTTTTGAGGCAACAACTAAACAAAAAAGGAGAAAACAAATGAAGAAAATAAAATCACTTGGCTTAATGCTGGTGCTTTCGATATGTCTGGTCGGCAACATCTTTGCGACGGGACCGCTTATAGCGGGTACTGCTGGGGCCGCTCCGGGAGTCCTCACGTTCGTCTTGGAACAGGTCCTATCGGCATTCGGCGGTGAAAGCTGCCCCTTCCGAATATGCCAAAACTGTCGTCCGAATACTGAGGGCGGTGATAACGGCAACGGTGACTGCCGCCCTCGAGATAACTAAATGAACCAGAGCTTTTCGAAAGGGTGTTTAATTGGATTAGCATTAGCAAGCCGGTCAATATTCACCGGCTTGCTACTTTTACTTCTTGCGGCCGTTGGAATCCAAGGTCAATCAAATGCCCTTTCGCCTTTACGAATTTTCTTCAACAACGGACAATTCGACGAGGTTGTGAGCCAAGCCCCTGAAGCTCTTCTGAAAGCACGCAAGACCGGAGCAGTGGCCACCTCTTCCGAAATTAACGTTTTTTATGCTCTGGCCCTGATGCGGCTGGAGAGGTATGAAGTGGCGGCGACGGTTCTCGAAGAAGCCTTGGCAGACGCTGAAATCTCAAGACAGCCTCGAAGAATTGCGGCAGCGTATCTGGCTAGGGCCACGCATTTCCGTACCCAGCGGGACTTTCCATCTGCGATAAAGTCCGCCCGCAGCGCGATCGTAGCTGCTCCTTCAGATCCGCAAATCAAGGTCGAATATCATCTCGCCATCGGCCGGATAATGTACTCGTCCGGGTACGACGTGGCTGCGATCATCTGGCTTGAAAAAGCCGAGAAACTGGCTAACGGCCTTCCTATATCCGCGCACCTCGATGTCCTTGGACATCTAAGCCTCGCGTGGGCATCCAAATTCAATTATGCAAGAGCGATAGAGTACGGAGAAAGACTGGTCAAGATCAGCGAGAAAACCGAATTCAAATTCCGTCACCGCCTCGCACTCTACGAGTTCGGAGGGCTTCTAAGTGCGGCGGCTCAGGCGCGAAGAGCAAAGCAAATGCGTGAAACGGGCCTGAGACTTGCCTTAGCAGCGAACGACGAATATCAGAGCTCTCTATTTCTCACTCCGCTTATACTCACTTCCCTATACGACGGTGACCTAAAGAGCGCCGAGAAACATCTCATTACACTTGACCGCGTCGATCGGAAAAAGAGATTTCAATTTGAATCGATCCTGGGAAAAGCGGTTATCGCCGGCCTACAAGGACGAACTGAGGTGTCCGAGCAATGTTTCAAGGAACTCGAATCGCTGAAGGCTCATTCCGAGTATATCGTTCCGCACTGGAAGGCAATCCTCGCCGAAAGAAGAAAAGACTGGGCCGGATTGATCAAGCAAATGAAGGTCCTAGAGAAGATCACTGAGGAAGGTAACTTTCGTGAGGATCTGCCGGGCGTATATTTTAGTCTGGCCAAGGGATACTGGCAATTAAAGGAACAGCAATTGGCCATTGAGTACGCAAGGCGCTCAGCAGCGATCATCGAAAGTGATCGACCGACAGAAGACACCCTGTTGTCGTTGTCGATGCTGGAGACGTACCATTCCGTTTACAGGTTGATGGCAGAAATTGAAGATAGCGGAAACAACGCAACTGCCGCTTTAGAACTTGCCGATTACTCAAAGGCTCGTGTACTTCGTGATCGCATCGAGAATTCGGCCCTTCGGCGTAAAGCCGATCTAGATATCGAGACCCGCAAACTTGTGGAGAATCTCTCAACTCAATTAGTTGATGGCGGGAACGCGCGCGAGGAATTGGCGGGTATTGAGAAATCCGTAGCTCTCTCTTTACCTCAAACCGAAACTAAACGAAAAGTCGATCGGGATTTGCTCAACAATAAAAATCTACTTCATGACACCGCGATTGTCTCATACTTTTTCAATCCCGGTGGCCAGTTGCGAGCGTATGTAATCGAGGACCGAAAACCAGTCCGCTCGGTCGAATTGTCGCTTTCAGAGAGGGAGGCTGGTCTGATTGCACAATCCATCCGAACAAAGATTCGCGATAGGATCTTCTTCAAGAACGACGGAAAAGAAATCTATGACAAGCTACTTGCTCCATTGTCGCTGAAGGCGAACCATATCGTGATCGTACCGGACAAAGGCTTGTGGAAGATTCCGTTCCATGCATTAAGCCCTGATGGTGAATCTTATCTGATCGAAGATCGAACCGTAACCTACTCTCCGTCTGTATCAATGCTTCTGAACGAACTCCGGCAGCCGGCTCCAATCCGAAAAACCGTTCAGGTTTTTGCTAATGATTCATTTCAAGACCGTTATTTGGCGTACGTTAATCGCGAAGCTGCAAAAATCGCAGGCATTTTTGGATCGAAGCCTTTTATTGGTGCGACACGAATGCAGTTCCTTGGCTCTGCCGGTGACTCCGACATTTTACACTTCTCGATGCACGCACAACTCAACCCGGATGAACCGCTGGAGTCTTTTTTGGCGTTTAAGGCGAACGGCAAGGATCCGGGGCGTATCACCGTGCAAGACCTTCTAAGCATTCGTCTCAAAAAGCAGAACCTCACGTTTCTCGCCTCGTGCGAAACGAGCAATGTGCTTAATGGTGAAGGACTCGTAAGTATCGCATGGGCGCTCCTGGGGTCAGGAAGTTCGTCGGTGATATCCGCACAGTGGGAGGCGAATGACCGGTCAACTGAGCTGTTTACCCAGAAATTCTACGAGCATTATCGTGAGGGGAGTTCGACAGCGAAGGCTTTACAGGCTGCATCTTTATCAATGATCCAAAACAAATCAGCTGGATCGCACGAGCCTTATTTCTGGGCGGCTTTCTTTCTTCTAGGCGACTATCGCTAACGGTGTGACGCAGGCAAAACCATTACCGGCGAAGAGTTGACCGGTATTCTGGGGCAATTTTGGGCACGGAGACTTCGTCGGTAATCTTGTCGCAGTGGACCTCAAGTGATAAGTCAACGCAATTGATTGCTACGGCATTTTATTCAGAGTATCTCAGCGGACACTCAAGCGCTCAGGCGCATCAGAAAGCGGCCGTTTCGGTGACACAGAATAAATCATCAGGCGTTCATCAACCCTTCCACTGGGCATCGTCTAGTTTCTGGTTGTTTCTAATTGTTTCCGATAGTTCACTCCAGACGCCTCCCATCTTTTTGAAAGATTTCTGACCTTCGGACAACGACCTGCTCGGTATTGGAACATCTAGGCACAACACCTAGCGACATCTTCCGTTGTTTAACTTGTTTGTTTGCATTACTATAGCAAATAAACTCGGATCGCCTAAATCGTCATTCAAAAAACTCGCACATGGAAATTATTGATAATATTAATCAACTTCTCGGTGAAAACCTCAGGCAAACGATCAAACCGAGATCAAAGTTGAAAATTGCGGCGTCGTGCTTCTCGATATACGCCTTTGAAGCGTTAAGAAAGGAACTTGAAAGAGTTGAATCGGTGGAATTTGTCTTTACGTCCCCAACTTTTGTTCCTGATGAGGTCACTGACAAGATCAGAAAAGAGCGACGAGAATTTCACATTCCTAAACTTGAACGAGAACGCGACTTCTATGGCAGCGAGTTTGAAATTCTTCTTAAAAACAAACTAACTCAGCGGGCGATTGCCAAAGAATGCGCTGATTGGATGTGTCGAAAAGCTAAATTTCGGTCAAATCGCAGCAAAGCCGCAATGCAGCAGTTCGCGTGTGTCGTAGACGGCGAATCTGAAGCTGTTTATATGCCATTTCACGGATTCCGGCGGTCGATCTCGGTTACGAGCAAGGTAACGCGGTATCGAACATCGTGAATAAATTTGATGAGTCTTTGTACACGAATACCTATCTGAATCTCTTTGACCAGATATGGAACGACACGGACAAACTCGAAGACGTCACCTCTAGACTTCGCGAACATATCGCCTCGGTCTATAAGGAAAACTCGCCGGAACGAATCTATTTCCTGATGCTTTTTAATATCTTCAATGAGTTTCTTGAAGATTTGAACGAAGATGTTTTGCCAAACGATCTGACGGGTTATCAGGACAGCTTGGTTTGGAACAAGTTATTTAATTTCCAAAAAGATGCGGCGACCGGGATCATAAACAAGCTCGAAACCTTTAGCGGCTGTATCTTGGCAGACAGCGTTGGCCTTGGTAAAACGTTCTCGGCCCTCGCTGTTGTCAAATACTACGAGCTTCGCAATCGATCCGTATTGGTTCTATGCCCAAAAAAACTCGCGGAAAACTGGACGAATTATAAAGGCAATTTAACGACCAACATTTTTGCCAAAGATCGGTTCAATTACGATGTGCTTTGCCATACGGATTTACAACGTACTAGCGGCTATTCGCTGGGCTTGCCGTTAAAC from Acidobacteriota bacterium encodes the following:
- a CDS encoding CHAT domain-containing protein, with the translated sequence MSQWTSSDKSTQLIATAFYSEYLSGHSSAQAHQKAAVSVTQNKSSGVHQPFHWASSSFWLFLIVSDSSLQTPPIFLKDF
- a CDS encoding prolyl oligopeptidase family serine peptidase; translation: MKELDDLSPLNNVDRWSSAPLFMTRGKLDSRNPEKNVLDLKSQLQKKGNEVWFIYAKEAGHGVAGRYVTTAMYEFLRQQLNKKGENK
- a CDS encoding CHAT domain-containing protein; protein product: MKVLEKITEEGNFREDLPGVYFSLAKGYWQLKEQQLAIEYARRSAAIIESDRPTEDTLLSLSMLETYHSVYRLMAEIEDSGNNATAALELADYSKARVLRDRIENSALRRKADLDIETRKLVENLSTQLVDGGNAREELAGIEKSVALSLPQTETKRKVDRDLLNNKNLLHDTAIVSYFFNPGGQLRAYVIEDRKPVRSVELSLSEREAGLIAQSIRTKIRDRIFFKNDGKEIYDKLLAPLSLKANHIVIVPDKGLWKIPFHALSPDGESYLIEDRTVTYSPSVSMLLNELRQPAPIRKTVQVFANDSFQDRYLAYVNREAAKIAGIFGSKPFIGATRMQFLGSAGDSDILHFSMHAQLNPDEPLESFLAFKANGKDPGRITVQDLLSIRLKKQNLTFLASCETSNVLNGEGLVSIAWALLGSGSSSVISAQWEANDRSTELFTQKFYEHYREGSSTAKALQAASLSMIQNKSAGSHEPYFWAAFFLLGDYR